From candidate division TA06 bacterium, a single genomic window includes:
- a CDS encoding GIY-YIG nuclease family protein, with the protein MNKQYFVYIMTNRHNTVLYTGITSDLKKRVWEHKKGLVLGFTRRYNITKLVYYEVFGNVLDGITREKRIKGGSRKRKILLIKSMNREWRDLYYDL; encoded by the coding sequence ATGAACAAACAGTATTTTGTGTATATAATGACAAACAGACATAACACCGTCCTCTATACTGGAATAACTAGCGATCTGAAGAAAAGAGTATGGGAGCACAAGAAGGGATTAGTGTTGGGTTTTACGAGGAGATACAATATCACCAAATTGGTCTACTACGAAGTATTTGGAAATGTGCTAGACGGCATTACAAGAGAAAAGCGGATCAAGGGTGGTTCCAGGAAGAGGAAGATTCTCTTGATTAAAAGCATGAACAGAGAGTGGCGAGATTTGTATTACGACCTGTGA